In the genome of Bradyrhizobium sp. CB3481, the window GCGTCGCAGGTGCCGGCAAAACCGATGCCGACTTCATGCCCGCCGAAAATCGGATTTTCGCCCATCGCGGGCGTATGCTCCTGATTGAGAATCTGGCCTTTCCATCGGCCCTTCTCCGAGGTGTAGGTGCCGACATAGTAGAACGAGGCGTCGCCGCCGAGAATGCGCCCGTCATTGAGCAGCATCACGCCGGTCAAGCCGCCTTCGACGCCGTCGAGCAGGCGAACGTGAATGGAATAAAGACCATTGACGATGCCGCCCTCGCCGCGGCTGCCGGCGATCGGCAGCGCGTCCTGCTCGATCGGCGTCATCACCGACTGGAAGGGCACGCCGGGCAATTCCTTCAGACCGCCTTCAAAACGGTAGAGGTTGCCGTCCGCCCTGCCTTTCGCCACCAACGTGGCGTCGTCGGTGCCGGCCATCGCGCGGTAATTCGGGTCCGGGTTGTGGCGGATGGTCTGGATGACGATATCGACCCCATCATCGCCTTTCTCATAGGTGCCGATATGGGCAAAGGCCGAATTGCCGCCCAGCATCTTGCCATCGCGCGCATACATCACGCTGCGGC includes:
- a CDS encoding GrlR family regulatory protein, which translates into the protein MFEGFYKVRFQLGAAVGRSVMYARDGKMLGGNSAFAHIGTYEKGDDGVDIVIQTIRHNPDPNYRAMAGTDDATLVAKGRADGNLYRFEGGLKELPGVPFQSVMTPIEQDALPIAGSRGEGGIVNGLYSIHVRLLDGVEGGLTGVMLLNDGRILGGDASFYYVGTYTSEKGRWKGQILNQEHTPAMGENPIFGGHEVGIGFAGTCDAEGALLDATALAGKRSLRMTAVLKLMHRV